The following is a genomic window from Alphaproteobacteria bacterium LSUCC0396.
CGTCGTGCCGCTATGGCCAGCCTGTCCGGTTACGTTAATACCATAACGGTAAATGCTGGGGATTTCGGTAACGAGACCAATATCGACAGACCGTTCTTGCAAGGTTTTTGCCTGCTCGATATGAAGTTCAAAACAACCTAATATCTGATCCGCATCACCGCGCACACCGTCACTAGGTTTGCCGCTGCCGCCAATGCGCGCAATTTCAACGCCCAAACAGCGGCCATCTTGATCCGTTCGCCCCAGCATTTCAGCCGTGACCAAACCGGCCATATGACGGCTACCGAGGCAAGACGTGCCCCAGACATTCAGCTCTTCACCAAGAAAATCGACTATTTCCAGATCAAACGGTAGTGTAATGTCATGCTCGTTCAGATAATACACGATTTCCAGCGCAGCCAAAACACCAGCAATACCGTCGAACCGGCCACCGGCTGGCACCGTATCAATATGCGAACCAATGATCAGCTTTCTCCGCGGTTCTGCCCCATTGCCAGCGCGTATACCGATCAAACTGCCGCCAGCATCAATGTTGCAGACCAGCCCAGCCGCCTTGAATTGACCCTCAAGCCAGCGCCGCCCAGCATCAAATTCCGGGCTGAACACCAGCCGTGTATAAGGCCGGTCAGGTTCAGTCATTGCCGCCAGTTGATCGACCCCCGCCGCAATACGATCAGGCTTTGCATAGGTTACATAATCATCCATCACGGCTCTATCCTGTTCATGCCTTGCCTAAATTGCGACAACCCCAATTGCAAATATCACGGCTAATCCAAAGACCGTTCATGCCCGCCTTTCAAATAGCTTGAAACCGGTGCTTGAGTTTGGCTTGCCTCGCCGTCTATAGTCGAACATGGCATAGGTTTTGGGTCATCAACAAGAGCTTTGGGAGATTGTTATGAAACTGATAAAGGAGCTGGGCGAAGCGCATGATGAGATGATTTCATGGCGGCGCCATTTGCATCAGAATCCCGAGATTGCCTATCAGGAAAAAGACACATCCGACTTTGTCGCGGCCAAGCTGGAAAGCTTTGGTGTCGACGTGCATCGCGGGTTTGGTGGCACTGGCCTTGTTGGCGTTATCAAGGGCAAGAATGATGGCAAATCAATCGGCCTTCGCGCTGATATGGATGCCTTGCCAATGTCTGAGGAAACCAATCTTGCCCATGCCTCACAGCGCCCGGGTGCGATGCACGCTTGTGGTCATGACGGCCATACAACCATGCTGTTGGGGGCGGCACAGCATCTTGCGAAAACACGCAATTTCAACGGCACGGTTCATTGTATTTTCCAACCCGCCGAAGAAGGCGGCAATGCTGGTGCCCGATCAATGATCAATGATGGTCTATTCGAGAAATTTGTAATGGATTCGGTCTGGGGGATGCATAACTGGCCGGGGCTGGAGGTTGGCCGCGCGGTTGCGCATTGCGGTCCGGCAATGGCTGGTGCCGACATTTTTGTGCTGACCATCACCGGCGATGGTGGCCATGCCGCGATGCCACATCTGACGCATGACCCGATTGTCGCCGCTGGTATCTGCATAACGGCATTACAAACTCTGATATCGCGCCGGCTCGACCCTTTTGATCAGGCAGTGATTTCACTGACCAGGCTGGATGCCGGAAGCGCCTATAATGTAATTCCCGGCAGCGCCAAAATTGGCGGCACCCTTCGGACGATGAACGCGGCAACCCGTGAGCGGATGATTGCCGATATTGAAAATGTTGCGCGTAATGCCGTGGCAACGCTTGGCTGTGACGTTTCGATGGAGTTAAGACCGGGCTATCCACCAACGGTGAATCATGAGGCTGATGCGCTTTATGTGCGTGATATTATCACCGATATGCTGGGCCCTGACGGTCTTGAAACCGGCATGACCCCGGTAATGGGCGCCGAGGATTTTTCATTTATGCTGGCACAAAAGCCCGGCGCCTACGTCTGGCTTGGCGCCGGTCTTGATAGTTTCAATCTGCATAGTCCGCATTTCGATTTTAACGATGATCTGCTGCCAATTGGTGCCAGTCTCTGGGTACATCTTGCCGAACAGAAGCTCGCCTAACAAAAATCAGCCACACAAATTCGCGATGCCTATTCAGGTCGCGGTAAAATCGGTGGTTTGACATCCTGCGGAATCGGGCATTGATACGGCGTTCTCGCCTGACGTTCATCATGCACAGTGCGGGCTGCGGCTAGAACATCGGGGGCTTGCATCAGGGCTGTTGCCGTTGACGCCATCACCTTTGCCGCATGAACCATGCCTTTATGCGCGGCTGGCATTTTTCCTTGGGCGACGGTTTGCCATGTATGGAACGGGGTTCCAACTGCACAGGTTGCCACCCGCGCCTGAACCGTTGGAACCACCCAGCTGACATCACCAACATCAGTTGATCCTTCACCGCCGCTGTTTGACCGATCAAGGGGTGCCACAAAATCGCACATCGCCAGATCGGGGGGCGTCTCGCGGCCGATGCGTTGAAAGCTGGCCGCAATATCGGCACTTGTTAGGCTTTTACGAATTTCATTGGCAAATTTATCATCTTCGCTATCAAATGGCACTGGCCCAAGCTTGTCAAATTCGCGCTGCATCATCTCTTCTAGCGGGCGATTGCCAACCAGATTAGACACCCCTGAATAGACCTTGGCCTCGACCGTTGTACCGGTCATCAGCGCCGCACCATCAGCAATTTTACGAACCCGCGCAACCAGATCACGCAATGTTTCAAGATCACCTGCGCGAACCAGCTGGCGAACCGTTGCCTTTGCCTGAACAACATTGGGCGCGGCGCCGCCAACATCAAGATAGGCGTAATGCACCCGGGCCGAATCCGGCATATGCTCACGCATATAATTAACCCCGATATTCATCAACTCGCAGGCATCAAGCGCACTGCGACCAAGATGCGGTGCCGCGGCGGCATGTGCCGCCTTGCCGTGGAAGGTGAAGTCTATCCGTGAATTTGCCAGCGAATGACCATGCTGTACCGCATTAAAGGTTGAGGGGTGCCAAGAAATCGCAGCCGCAACATCATCAAATAATCCATCACGCGCCATATAGGCTTTGGCCGCACCACCTTCTTCGGCAGGACAACCATAATAGCGAACCCGCGCTTTGATATTATTTTCGGCAAGCCAGTCCTTAACCGCGGTTGCCGCCAATAGAGCCGCTGCCCCCAAAAGATTGTGACCACAGCCATGACCATTGCCGCCAGTCTCTACTGGACTATGTTCGGCGACACCGGGCTGCTGACTTAATCCGGGCAATGCATCAAATTCACCAAGAATTGCAATGATGGGGCCTTCGGTTCCGGCCTCGCCCATCACCGCGGTTGGCATGCCGCAAATGCCCTCTGTAACAGTAAACCCCTCTGCCTGCAGCGCCGCCACATGTTCGGCCACTGATGCATATTCATTGTAAAGCGTTTCAGGTGTCTCAAAAACACGGTCAGAAAGAGCGATAAAATCTGCTTTCTTCGCATCGACAAAATTCCAAATTTGCTCTTCGTTTAGCATGATGAATTTCCCCTTATTTTGGCGTCATCCAGCCAATGTGGCATCGGCAGTCAACAGCATAAATTAAATGGTAAAATTATCCCGCTGACAAACCCTAAAACAACTGGGAGGTACGATTTTTTAGCAATAGATACGGTAATAAATGACCGCTCGTTTGACTGGCCATTTGACTGGCCATTTAACTGGCCGTTTGACTGGCCCTTTGATCGGCCATTTGACCGCAAAACCGCGGTCAGAGGTTGCATATTGCAGACACGCCAAACCGGTACCTGTTTGCAAGATAATCCAACAAGCCTTTCGGTGACGCAGATGAATGGGTTGTCACGCCGTGCCTAGGCGTGCCACCACCGCTGTTAATAGCCGATTGCACACCCATCTTTGCGCGGATCAGACCCGGCATGAAGCAGGTTGGTTTCCCAATCAATAAAGATCGCCTGTGATCCGCCAATCGGCTTTACCGCTGGCTGGATATTATGACCAAGCGCCCGTAAACCGTCACGCAACTCATCACTGATCGGCTCTTCAACTTCGACGACATCACTGAACGGGTCCGGCATAAAGCGCGGCATATCCTGCGCCTCTTGAATATCCATGCCATAATCAAACAGGCGGGTCAGAAACTGCATATGTCCAAAGGCCTGATATTCGCCGCCCATCACACCAAATGACATAACAGTCTTGCCATCTTTGGTCGCCATGCCCGGGATAATCGTATGAAGTGGCCGCTTGCCGGGCTCGATACAGTTCGGATGGCCAGGCTTTACAACAAATCCCTGACCGCGGTTTTGCAGAATAATGCCAGATTTTGGCGCAACATACCCAGCCCCGAAATTATGAAACACCGTGTTGATCAGGCTGCACGCGTTACGATCCTTATCAATGACCGAAATATAGACTGTGCTTTTGTGCCTCGGCAGCGTGGTTTCCGGCAAATCTTTAAGCGCCTTTTCCGGGTTAATCTGCGCCCGGATCGCCGCCGCATGTTCGGCGCTTAACAAATCATCAACTGGCACCTCGGCAAATGCGGGATCAGCCAGATAAAGCGAGCGATCGCGGTAAGCAAGACGCCCCGCTTCGATCTCATGGTGGATTCGCTCAAGCGAAATAGGATGATCACCAAACTTGTCAACTTCGGACATGATGTTCAGCAGCAATAGCGCAATGACCCCCTGACCATTTGGCGGACATTCCCAAATATCATAGCCTCTGAAATTGGTTTTGATCGGGGTCACATATTCAGCAATGGCCGCATCAAAATCAGCCGCGCAATGCACGCCGCCAAGAGATTGCAATTTGCCAAGAATATCCTCGGCAACCCAGCCCTTGTAAAATCCGTCACGTCCATTTTTGGCAATTTCTTCTAATGCCTTTGCCAGATTCGGATTTGCAAACCGGTCACCCATTTTATAATTTTCACCATCGCGAAGATAAAGCGCGCTGCAATCAGGATCTCCTTTGATCAGCTTAGCACTGGCCTTGAAATCAGCCGCAACGCGCGAACCAATGGCAAATCCATCGCGCGCATATTTAATCGCCGGCTGCAACAGATCGCCAAGCGGAGTTGACCCGTAATCACGATTTAGCTGAACCCAAGCATCGACCGCAGTTGGCACGGTAACCGCATGAGGTGATTGCTGTGGAATTTCATGGATGCCCTGACTGATCAGCCATTCGGCGCTTAGCCCTGATGGGGCACGGCCAGATCCGTTCATCGCAATTACCTTGTCACTACCACCTTGCGAATAAAGACAAAAGCAATCACCGCCAATGCCGGTTGACTCAGGCTCGACAACGGCCTGAACTGCGCAGGCAGCAAGCGCTGCATCCATTGCATTGCCGCCATTTTGCAAAACATTAACTGCGGCTTGTGTTGACAGCGGATGTGATGTGCTTGCCATACCTTCAGGGGCAAGAACCGGTGACCGGCCCGGACGTTGTAAGCTGCGCATAAGAGATCCCTCTGACTGGATTGAAGATAATGACGTGAGCGTAAAATTAGCTATGGGTTAAGACATAACGCAAGTTGGACAATCCTCGCAACCTAATCTTCTAGGCACATAGATACTGTCAACCGCTTATGTCAGATGCTGGCAAGCGGCGGTTTTCCAAGCACAAGGTCGGCGCCCTTTTCGGCAATCATCAAAACGCCTGCATTCAGATTTGCCGACAGCATTGTTGGCATGATCGAGGCATCAATAACGCGCAGGTTTTGTATCCCATGAACCCGTAATTGGTCATCAACAACAGCCGTTGGATCTGTTGCAGGTGCCATTCGGCAAGTGCCCATCAGATGATAAACCGTCGTGCTACGCTGGCGGGCAACATCCAGCAATTCATCGTCGCTTTGGACATGCGCGCCAGGATAACCCTCATAATCAAAATAAGGCGCAAGCGGTGTTGTGTTCATCAGCCGGCGGCTCAGCTTTATTCCGGCAAGAAGCACCCGCCGGTCTTCTTCATGCGCCAGATAATTCGGCTGAATTAGCGGCTTGTCGAACGGGTCACTGGTTTTTGCCCGCACATAACCGAGACTTTCGGGGCGTTGCTGCCAGGTTGCAAGGGTAAATCCAGGCTCATCTTCAAGCCATGCCTGCAACCCTTCTCTATAACTAGCAGGGGTAAAGCTAACCTGAAGATCGGCGTTGCGCACTGTCTCATCAGAGTGCCAGAAACAATATACAAGCGTTGGCCCCAGCTCGAGAATCGAGCGCCGCCCCAAGAAATATTTGGCAATTTCACCAACCAGTTTTGGCCCACGGGCAAGCTCGTTAATTGTCCTAACATTCTTTGCCCGTGCGGTCAGGCGTGTCCCGTAATGATCACGCAGATTTTCGCCAACACCGGGCAGATCATGCTTTACCTCAATACCAAGACCCTGCAGCAGCCCCGCCGGGCCAATTCCCGATAATTGCAGCAATTGAGGTGAATTGATGGTGCCGCCTGCGACAATAACTTCACGCGCCGCATACACGTCTTGCAGGTGGCCGTTCACACCGCCACGACGAAAGGAAACGCCGGTGGCGCGTTTGCCATCAAGGTGGATTCTCGTCGCATGGGCGTTGGTGATGATGCGAAGATTTGCGCGTTTGCGCGCCGGTTTCAGAAATGCGCGCGCGGCGCTCATCCTCAATTTACCCGTTGAGGTGCGCTGAACATAGGACGTGCCTTCTTGATAGGCACCATTATAATCGGGGTTGCGCGGAATGCCGATGCTTTCAGCACCCTCGATAAAGGCCTCACAAAGCGGATCACGCCACGCCAGATTGGTGATGGTCATTTCACCATTTTGGCCACGATAGCTGGCATCAACACTATCTTCATGCCGCTCATAACGACGAAAATAAGGAAGCACATCATCATATGACCAGCCGCGATTGCCCTTTTGCGCCCAGACGTCAAAATCCATTTTCTGACCACGATTAAAAATCAGCCCATTGATCGAGCTTGATCCACCAAGCACCTTGCCCCGTGGCATCGGAATGGTACGGCCATTTGTGCCGGCGCTCGCTTCGCTCTGATACATCCAATTAACCGAAGGATTGACCAGCGTTTTGATAAAGCCTGCTGGAATATGGATCATTGGATTCCAGTCCGGCGGGCCAGCCTCAAGCAGACAAACCGAATAGGTGCCACACGCAGTAAGTCGATTGGCCAGAACACATCCAGCGGTGCCCGCACCAACAATCACATAATCAAACTGGTCTGCCATCTTTTGTCTCTTAGCCTCTAAAATTCTTTAGCCATCGCCAACCATATTGGCCAATCTAGAGTGACTTGCCAAATAAATCCTTAGGCCAAATAAATCCTTAGGCCAAATAAATCCTTAGGCCAAGTAAATCTAAAGACCAAGCAAGTTTGAAAATCACCATAAGCACTTGTTGGATAGACGGGTCTGGCGCGATAACAAAAATCACGCTGTTACAAGAACATCTTTTTCCCGGCACAATTTCTGTGGTTAACTAAACCTGATAGATATATCGGTCGCCATGGTGGCCAAAGGGTGTTTTATGGACGAGATACAGCTGCGCGATTGCTATCAAAAGCGTCACGGCCCGGCCTATATGACCGGGACGCAGGCACTGGTTCGGCTGCTTCTCGAACAGGCGCGTCTTGACCGCGAACAGGGCATCAACAGCCGTGGTCTGGTTAGCGGTTATCCGGGATCACCCCTTGGCGGGCTTGATCTTGAATTAAACCGCAATCTTGATCTTCTCGCCGCTGAAGGAGTGGTTTTCCAACCTGCAATCAATGAAGAGCTGGCAGCAACTGCAATCTGGGGCGCACAGCATATTCATCTTTATGACCAGCCAGACATTGATGGCGTGTTTGGCCTTTGGTATGGCAAGGGCCCGGGGCTGGATCGTGCGCTAGACGCCATCCGCCATGCCAATATGGGAGGGGTTTCCAAATTTGGCGGAATGGTGCTGGCGGTTGGCGATGATGCCACCGGCAAATCATCGACACTTGCCTATCAGTCGGAACAGACCCTGATTGCCGCAGGTGTTCCCTTTTTCTATCCGCGCTCACTGCATGATATTATTCCAATGGGGCTTATGGCTTTTGCCTTATCACGGCAGGCGGGGTGTTGTGTTGGCATGAAGATCGTTGTCGATACCGCCGATACCAGCGGCATTGTTGACCTTGATAATATTCACCCCGACATCATCGCGGGCAATGAAAACGGCCCGGTTCATATCGGCCGGCATGACCCGGCATTATTGCGCGAAGACCGGCTGTTTAATTTGCGGCTTCCCGCAGTGCGCGCCTTTCAACATACCCAGCAGATTAACGCGCCAATCCTGCCACAACCGGCCAATGGCAAGCTTGGAATTATCGCTGTTGGCAAAGCCCTTTATGAAGTGAATGACGCGCTGATTAGTCTTGGTATCAAAGATCGGGTAGCGGCAGGCATTGGGCTTTTTTCTGTCGTGATGCCATGGCCGGTTAATGCCGATGGCCTTGCCGATTTTGCCAAGAATTTTGACGAAGTGATGGTGGTCGAAGAAAAGCGGCCAATCGTCGAAGAACAACTAGCCCGTGCCGTTGTCAATTTACCAGCGCGCGCTGTCATCACCGGTAAAATGGCGCCTGACGGATCGCCGCTTTTGCCAGAAACTGGCGAGATAACCCACGCGATTTTAATGACGGCAATAACCAAGCGTGCCAACGCACATGATATTGCGATACGCGCTGTTCCAGCCGTAATCACCGCACAGACGCTGCCGCATATTGCCAACCGCACCCCATGGTATTGCGCGGGGTGCCCGCATAATTCCAGCACAAAACTTCCCGATGGGGAAATTGTCGGGATGGGTATCGGCTGTCACTCGATCAGCGGGTTTCTGACGCCTGACGAGATTACTAATTTCACCCAGATGGGCGGTGAAGGTGCTTTCTGGATTGGCCGTGCGCCATTTTCCAGCCAAACACATAGTTTCCAGAATATTGGCGATGGTACCTATGCGCATTCGGGCTATCTTGGTATTCGCGCGGCGGTTGCTGCCGGGGTCAATATGACCTTCAAGATACTCTATAATGGTGCAGTTGCCATGACCGGCGGCCAGTCTATTGAGGGCGGCCAAACACCATGGGTTATGTCGCGCCAGCTCGCGGCTGAAGGCATCGTCAAGATTGCGATTGTCAGCGATGCACCAGAAACCCTGATGGCCGGAGCCAAATGGGCAAGCAATTGCCACTTTTATCACCGCGACGATATTGTCAAGCTGCAGCAGGAACTGAAATCTATCACCGGCGTCACGGCAATCATCTATGTGCAGGATTGCGCCACCGAATTACGCCGCAAACGAAAACGCGGGCTGATTGCCGATAAGCCTGAAACCATCGTGATTAATGAAGCGGTTTGCGAAGGGTGTGGCGATTGCGCCGTTAAATCAAATTGTGTAGCGGTCAAACCGGTTATGCGCCCCGAAGGCGAAAAACGCATGATTGATCAAAGCCTGTGCAATAAGGATATGTCCTGCCTCACCGGATTTTGCCCCAGCTTTGTGACGCTGAAAGGCGGAAACACGGCATCCAAAGCCCCGCCTGCCACACGGCCAGCATTTCCTGCTGACATTAAATTGCCAGCCCCGACACCGGTGCGCGATGGTATCTTTAATATTTTTGTTGCTGGTATTGGCGGTACCGGCGTTTCAACATTGGCGGGTATTCTGATTATGGCGGCGCGCGTCGACGGCATTGCCGGAACCGCAGTTAATCAAACTGGCCTATCGCAGAAAAATGGCGGCGTGACCAGCCAGATCAGGCTTGCCAAGGGCGCATCTCTTGCCGGACATATGGTGCGGCTACCAACGCATGAGGCCGATTTACTGATTGGCTGTGATGCGGTGGTAGCTGCAAATGATATGGTTCTTGGCCTGCTGAACAAAACCACAAGCAGCGCCATCATCAATGACAATATCGATCCGGTTGGCGTTGCCGGTGTCGGCATCGGCAGTGTCGTGGATATGCCGGTTGTTATGACCCGCCTTGGGGCGGCGATGGATAAGGCGCGTATCACAAGATTTGCCATTTCATCACTGGCTAACCAGATTTTAGGAAGCACCACTTCAAGCACCATCATCATGCTTGGCTGGGCAGTTCAAAAAGGTTTGATTCCCATTGGCGTTGAGGCAGTTGAGGCAGCATTACGGCTTAATGGCACATCAGTTGATGATAATCTTGCCGCTTTAAAATGGGGCCGATTACTGGCTCATGCACCCGATCAGCTATTGGCCTTGCTAGCTGCCAAGGCCGCGCCGAAAAATCAGGATCTATTGCACGACCCAGCCGCGGCGATTGCGTATTTTGCCGCGCAATTAACAGCCTATCAAAACACCGCCTATGCAGCCCGTTTCACAACTGAGATAAATCGCTTTATCGACCGGTTAACCGCCGCCAAGGTTCCAACAGATGCAATTGGCATCAGCGCCGCTAGGGTGCTATTCCGTGCCATGGCAATCAAGGATGAATACGAGGTTGCACGCCAATTAACCAATGCCGATTTCACCGCGAAGATAAACGCGATTGGCGGCAAAGATATAGCGGTTCATTACCATCTTGCCCCGCCTTTGCTTAGCTGGCGAAAAGGCCGCGATGGAACCCCCCGCAAAATTCGCTTTGGGCCTTGGCTGACGCCGGTTTTAACGATGATTGCGCGCCTGTCTTGGCTCCGTGATAGCTGGATTGATCCGTTCGGCTTCAGTGCTGAGCGACAAAGCGAGCGGGCCCACCGTGAAACGGTAATCAACTGGCTAGACCAGCTTGGCACCAATGCATCATCGCGCCAATATGAGCAGATTGAGACGGCGCTTGAGCTCATGCTGAAGATACGCGGCTATGGTCATGTAAAAGCCGCAAACATGACCCGGTACGAGCAAGAGATTAGCGCCATTATATCAGGGCTATCAACACAGCCACCCACATTGGATATGGCCGCAGAATAGACGGTTTTGGCCGTTAGATATAGTTTGAAATCTCGATGAGGTTATCGTCAGGATCGCGGATATAAACCGATAAAAGTGGCCCATTGGCGCCGGTTTTACGAACCGGACCATCCTCAATTTCGACGCCATGATTGGCAAGATGCTGCTGCCAGTCGCCAAGCGGCTGATCGGTGATGAAACAAAGATCGACACTGCCGGCGACCGGGTTTTTGGCATGAGGAATATAAGGGGATGATGCATTGTGAAGGTTTATTTTCTGGTTCCCAAAATGCAATGACTGGCGCACAGGCCCTCCAGTTGGTGGCTGAAATTCACTATGCTCCATACCCATGATTTCAGTATAGAATGCCACCGTCGCAGCAACATCGGCCGCCTGCATAACAATATGGTCAATCGACTGAATTTTCAGCGTTTCCATTTTATATTCCCTTAGATTTAAACAGTGGGAGACTCTGCCCTCACAGAACATTGAACAAGAGACATGAGTGATGCGTTAATGCCGGGCGTGATCACCTACCGACCAATCGACGAATATTTGAAGCCGGCGCGCTGCATTGCCTCTGGTTCGTATACATTACGTAAATCAACAATGACGCGCCCGATCATCGTCGCCGCAAAATGTGCCGCAGTAAGAGCACGAAATTCATTCCACTCGGTAACCAATACCGCACAGGCAGCACCGGTCAGACAATCAGTTGCGCTTTCGCAAAATGTGACGACAGGCGGCAAAAGTGGCCGCGCCTCATCCATCGCCTTTGGATCATAAAGGCGCAAATTTGCACCAGCTTTGACTAAGGCGTGGATGATGTCCAATGACGGACTGTCGCGCATATCATCGGTTTCCGGTTTGAAGGCAAGCCCCAGAATGGCGATTTGGGCACCAGCAACCGACCCGCCCATCGCGATAATCACACGCTCTGCCATCGCCATTTTGCGCGCCTGATTGAACGCGACAACCGCATCAACAATGCTGACGTCACTGCCATGTTTTTCAGCAGTTTTAACAAGCGCTATCGTATCTTTTGGAAAGCAGGATCCACCATAGCCAGGCCCCGGATGTAAAAATTTATTGCCAATCCGCTTATCAAGACCCATGCCTTTGGCGACATCATGCACATCAGCGCCAACCATTTCACAAAGATCAGCCATCTGGTTGATATAGGAAATCTTCACCGCCAAGAACGCGTTGCTGGCATATTTGATCAGCTCTGACGTTTCTAGGTTGGTGAAAAGAATTGGCGTTTCAATCAAAAATAATGGCCGATATAATGCCCGCATCACATCGCGCGCCGCGTCAGTTTCGGCGCCAACAACAACACGGTCAGGCCGCATAAAGTCGGAAATTGCCGCACCTTCGCGCAGAAACTCAGGGTTTGACACAACATCAAATTGTGCATCAGGGTTAACCCTAGCAACGATTGACTCGACTTCGCGGCCAGTGCCCACCGGAACGGTCGATTTCGTCACAACAACCGTATATCCAGATAGATGCGGGGCGATTTCTTCAGCAACAGCATAAACAAATGATAAATCAGCATGACCATCACCGCGCCGTGTTGGAGTGCCGACCGCGATAAAGACCGCGTCAGCTGCCGCCACCGCTGCCGCCAGATCTGGCGCAAAATGCAGCCTGCCCGCGGCGACGTTACGCGCCACCAAATCTGCCAGACCCGGCTCATAGATCGGCATTTCACCCTGATTGATTTTCTGGATTTTGGCCGCATCCTTGTCGATACAAGTTACGTCAAAACCGAATTCGGAGAAACACGCCCCCGAAACAAGCCCGACATATCCGGTGCCAATAACTGAAATTTTCACGGCGCTGTTTCCCTAACCATTCCAAGGTTTGATAACAGGCGGATAAAATTTGTTCAATGCCAGAGTGTAGTTACCAGAAAAAATTGATAACCGATTAGAGTTTTGGGCTGTTTTGTGGCAAATTTGTTAACCGAGCGACTTGACCTATTTCGCGACCAAAGAGTAAGCCTTTCAAAAATGGCGGCAACGCGGCTGCTAATGACGGCAATTTAAGGAATGTACCGCATGATCAAAAAAGCGATTTTTCCAGTTGGCGGGCTTGGTACAAGGTTTCTGCCAGCCACCAAAGCACTGCCAAAGGAAATGCTTCCTGTTGTTGATAAACCGCTGATACAATATGCGGTTGAAGAGGCGGCTGCCGCTGGTATCGAGGAATTTATCTTTGTGACCGGCCGAAACAAGACGGCGATCGAGGATCATTTTGATCACTCATTTGAGCTGGAGGAAACGCTTCTTGCCAAGGGCAAGGCGGCGGCGTTGGATACCGTACGCGGAATGATACACGCGCCGGGGTCAGTTGCTTATGTTCGCCAGCAAGAGCCGGCCGGCCTTGGCCATGCGGTATGGTGCGCCCGTAATCTGGTACATGATGAGCCAGTTGCCATTTTGCTGGCTGATGACCTTATTCTTGGCAAGAGCTGCATGGCCGAAATGGTTGCATCTTATCAGGGCGGCAACATGATTGCGGTGATGGATGTGCCAAAATCGGAAACAAGCTCTTATGGTATCATCACGCCGGGCAAAGATCACGGCCAGCTGATTGACGTTGCCGGTCTTGTTGAAAAGCCGGATCCAGAAGACGCGCCATCCACCTTGGCTGTCGTTGGTCGATACATAATCGAAGCTGGCGTTTTCTCGCAGCTTGATCGCCAAGAACGCGGCGCTGGTAACGAGGTGCAGCTGACCGACGCGCTTGCCCGTCAAATTGGCAAGGTACCTTTTCACGGCTTACGGTTTTCAGGTGAACGATTTGACTGCGG
Proteins encoded in this region:
- a CDS encoding GMC family oxidoreductase is translated as MADQFDYVIVGAGTAGCVLANRLTACGTYSVCLLEAGPPDWNPMIHIPAGFIKTLVNPSVNWMYQSEASAGTNGRTIPMPRGKVLGGSSSINGLIFNRGQKMDFDVWAQKGNRGWSYDDVLPYFRRYERHEDSVDASYRGQNGEMTITNLAWRDPLCEAFIEGAESIGIPRNPDYNGAYQEGTSYVQRTSTGKLRMSAARAFLKPARKRANLRIITNAHATRIHLDGKRATGVSFRRGGVNGHLQDVYAAREVIVAGGTINSPQLLQLSGIGPAGLLQGLGIEVKHDLPGVGENLRDHYGTRLTARAKNVRTINELARGPKLVGEIAKYFLGRRSILELGPTLVYCFWHSDETVRNADLQVSFTPASYREGLQAWLEDEPGFTLATWQQRPESLGYVRAKTSDPFDKPLIQPNYLAHEEDRRVLLAGIKLSRRLMNTTPLAPYFDYEGYPGAHVQSDDELLDVARQRSTTVYHLMGTCRMAPATDPTAVVDDQLRVHGIQNLRVIDASIMPTMLSANLNAGVLMIAEKGADLVLGKPPLASI
- a CDS encoding indolepyruvate ferredoxin oxidoreductase family protein, which produces MDEIQLRDCYQKRHGPAYMTGTQALVRLLLEQARLDREQGINSRGLVSGYPGSPLGGLDLELNRNLDLLAAEGVVFQPAINEELAATAIWGAQHIHLYDQPDIDGVFGLWYGKGPGLDRALDAIRHANMGGVSKFGGMVLAVGDDATGKSSTLAYQSEQTLIAAGVPFFYPRSLHDIIPMGLMAFALSRQAGCCVGMKIVVDTADTSGIVDLDNIHPDIIAGNENGPVHIGRHDPALLREDRLFNLRLPAVRAFQHTQQINAPILPQPANGKLGIIAVGKALYEVNDALISLGIKDRVAAGIGLFSVVMPWPVNADGLADFAKNFDEVMVVEEKRPIVEEQLARAVVNLPARAVITGKMAPDGSPLLPETGEITHAILMTAITKRANAHDIAIRAVPAVITAQTLPHIANRTPWYCAGCPHNSSTKLPDGEIVGMGIGCHSISGFLTPDEITNFTQMGGEGAFWIGRAPFSSQTHSFQNIGDGTYAHSGYLGIRAAVAAGVNMTFKILYNGAVAMTGGQSIEGGQTPWVMSRQLAAEGIVKIAIVSDAPETLMAGAKWASNCHFYHRDDIVKLQQELKSITGVTAIIYVQDCATELRRKRKRGLIADKPETIVINEAVCEGCGDCAVKSNCVAVKPVMRPEGEKRMIDQSLCNKDMSCLTGFCPSFVTLKGGNTASKAPPATRPAFPADIKLPAPTPVRDGIFNIFVAGIGGTGVSTLAGILIMAARVDGIAGTAVNQTGLSQKNGGVTSQIRLAKGASLAGHMVRLPTHEADLLIGCDAVVAANDMVLGLLNKTTSSAIINDNIDPVGVAGVGIGSVVDMPVVMTRLGAAMDKARITRFAISSLANQILGSTTSSTIIMLGWAVQKGLIPIGVEAVEAALRLNGTSVDDNLAALKWGRLLAHAPDQLLALLAAKAAPKNQDLLHDPAAAIAYFAAQLTAYQNTAYAARFTTEINRFIDRLTAAKVPTDAIGISAARVLFRAMAIKDEYEVARQLTNADFTAKINAIGGKDIAVHYHLAPPLLSWRKGRDGTPRKIRFGPWLTPVLTMIARLSWLRDSWIDPFGFSAERQSERAHRETVINWLDQLGTNASSRQYEQIETALELMLKIRGYGHVKAANMTRYEQEISAIISGLSTQPPTLDMAAE
- a CDS encoding VOC family protein; its protein translation is METLKIQSIDHIVMQAADVAATVAFYTEIMGMEHSEFQPPTGGPVRQSLHFGNQKINLHNASSPYIPHAKNPVAGSVDLCFITDQPLGDWQQHLANHGVEIEDGPVRKTGANGPLLSVYIRDPDDNLIEISNYI